A section of the Hevea brasiliensis isolate MT/VB/25A 57/8 chromosome 17, ASM3005281v1, whole genome shotgun sequence genome encodes:
- the LOC110635662 gene encoding formin-like protein 20 isoform X5 → MALFRRFFYRKPPDRLLEISERVYVFDCCFSTDVLEEDEYKVYLGGIVAQLQDHFPDASFMVFNFREGDKRSQISDVLSQYDMTVMDYPRQYEGCPMLPLEMIHHFLRSSESWLSLEGQQNVLLMHCERGGWPVLAFMLAGLLLYRKQYNGEQKTLEMIYKQAPKELLHLLSPLNPQPSQLRYLQYISRRNFGSDWPPSDTPLVLDCLMLRALPLYEGGKGCRPVVRVYGQDPSKPANRTSKLLFSTSKTKKHVRHYLQEECMLVKIDVRCRVQGDVVLECIHLEEDLVREEMIFRVMFHTAFVRANVLMLCRDEIDTLWDAKDQFAKDFKAEVLFGDGHAIVPNLTAVKANEDGNEAEIASPEEFFEAEEIFSNAVDAQEAKGDYDTHTDYDNLTVDIEHKEVFTDTFDDGNHKEGWKMDFNVDPVKDIAVDDVKYKMDEKVDPDLQAVKDITVDDGDIKVDSIVVAVDTLRNEAIKEVDEDFSEDFKEMENKANGENNNKRILEATLPQLKLSVDVGTQKPEKLVPPSPRNAIPVVADSTVVKQKIKQLEPHGTNGKQRRPNTVPRWVPPDEAPFANSMHVAHPPSRYNSAPPTLAFGASPKDSNADAHVKASSDTAAAGDLASNELASLPVVSPRFGPANVVPPRPPTPPPPPPPPHSSNAFSPETPVKAPPPPPPPPPPPPPPTPPPTCTSFVRQNMEIASHHAFPPPPPPPPPPPPPPRSPPPPPPPSNRHNIGMVLPPAPPPPPWKSSYSPSLPVSTLSVSTPPPPPPPPHSVTVSTILKVGGVGTTTPPPPPPPPPNQGYSPPPPTLCGGSPPPSPPPPPLPGRRVPAPPLPPPPPPLPPPPPPLPGGSPPSPPPLAYGAPPPPPSRGAPPPPPPPPPPPSHGALPPSPSCGAPPPPPPPPPPTRGALPPPPSLPISAIPPPPSPPFCGAPPPSPPPLGRRAPPPPPPPPSSRAPPPPPISGVPPPPPPPFRGAPPPPPPPGRRAPPSPPPPPSSRAPPPPPISGVPPPPPPPFRGAPPPPPPPGRRAPPPPPPPGHGTPPPPGRGAPPPPPPPGRGAPPPPSIGRGPPPPPPPGGCVPGPPAPPGPPGFGPPPPPPLGGKGAVADTRGLASGRGRGVSRSSGMCSAGTAPRRSSLKPLHWSKVTRALQGSLWEELQRHGEPQIAPEFDVSELESLFSATVPKPADSGGKGGGRRKSAGSKTDKVHLIDLRRANNTEIMLTKVKMPLPDMMAAVLAMDESILDADQVENLIKFCPTKEEMELLKGYTGDKENLGKCEQYFLELMKVPRVESKMRVFSFKIQFGSQITEFKKSLNTVNSACDEVRNSLKLKEIMKKILYLGNTLNQGTARGSAIGFKLDSLLKLTDTRASNSKMTLMHYLCKVLAAKSPALLDFHLDLVSLEAASKIQLKSLAEEMQAIIKGIEKVKQELLASENDGPVSEVFHKTLKEFISVAETEVASVTNLYSVVKRRCTCTLFW, encoded by the exons ATGGCGCTGTTCAGACGCTTCTTTTACCGGAAGCCGCCGGATCGGCTTCTTGAAATCTCCGAGAGAGTTTATG TGTTTGATTGTTGCTTCTCCACTGATGTGTTGGAAGAAGATGAGTACAAAGTGTACTTGGGTGGCATTGTGGCACAATTGCAGGACCATTTTCCTGATGCTTCCTTCATGGTGTTTAATTTTAGAGAAGGGGATAAGCGGAGCCAAATATCAGACGTATTATCTCAATACGATATGACAGTCATGGATTATCCTCGTCAATATGAAGGATGTCCTATGCTTCCGCTGGAGATGATCCACCACTTCCTTCGATCTAGCGAAAGCTGGTTGTCCTTGGAGGGGcagcaaaatgtgttgttaatgcATTGCGAAAGAGGAGGATGGCCTGTGCTTGCGTTCATGCTCGCAGGTCTTTTGTTATATCGGAAACAGTATAACGGGGAGCAGAAGACTCTTGAAATGATCTACAAGCAAGCTCCCAAAGAACTTCTACACCTTTTATCTCCTTTAAATCCACAACCTTCCCAACTAAGATATCTTCAGTACATTTCTAGAAGAAATTTTGGTTCCGATTGGCCTCCATCTGATACGCCCTTGGTGTTGGATTGCCTGATGCTCAGGGCTCTTCCATTGTATGAGGGGGGAAAGGGCTGCAGGCCAGTTGTACGAGTTTATGGTCAGGATCCTTCAAAGCCAGCCAACAGAACTTCTAAGCTTCTGTTCTCGACTTCAAAGACAAAAAAACATGTTAGGCATTACCTACAG GAAGAGTGTATGCTGGTGAAAATAGACGTCCGATGCCGTGTTCAAGGGGATGTTGTTCTTGAATGCATCCATTTGGAAGAAGATCTTGTTCGCGAGGAGATGATTTTTAGAGTTATGTTTCATACAGCATTTGTTAGGGCAAATGTTTTGATGCTCTGTCGTGATGAAATTGACACTTTGTGGGATGCCAAGGACCAATTTGCAAAGGACTTCAAGGCAGAG GTACTTTTTGGGGATGGTCATGCCATTGTGCCTAATCTCACTGCAGTTAAAGCAAATGAAGATGGGAATGAGGCAGAAATTGCTTCGCCTGAGGAATTTTTTGAGGCCGAAGAGATATTCAGCAATGCGGTAGATGCACAAGAAGCAAAAGGGGATTATGACACTCACACAGACTATGACAACTTGACAGTTGACATAGAACATAAAGAAGTCTTCACGGATACATTTGATGATGGGAATCACAAAGAGGGTTGGAAGATGGATTTTAATGTTGATCCAGTGAAGGACATAGCTGTGGATGATGTGAAATACAAGATGGATGAGAAGGTAGACCCTGATCTTCAAGCAGTGAAAGACATAACTGTGGATGATGGGGATATCAAGGTAGATTCAATCGTTGTTGCTGTTGATACATTGAGAAACGAAGCAATAAAGGAAGTGGATGAAGATTTTAGTGAAGATTTCAAAGAGATGGAAAATAAagctaatggagaaaacaataaTAAAAGAATTTTGGAAGCCACACTTCCACAGCTAAAGTTGAGTGTCGATGTTGGTACACAAAAACCTGAGAAGTTAGTTCCACCTTCACCTAGGAATGCAATACCTGTTGTTGCAGATTCAACTGTCGTGAAACAAAAAATCAAACAACTTGAGCCTCATGGAACTAATGGGAAACAAAGAAGGCCAAATACTGTACCTCGTTGGGTTCCCCCTGATGAAGCCCCCTTTGCCAATTCAATGCATGTAGCACATCCACCGTCCAGATATAATAGTGCACCACCTACTCTTGCTTTTGGTGCTTCCCCAAAGGATTCTAATGCGGATGCTCATGTAAAGGCTTCTTCTGATACTGCTGCTGCTGGAGATCTAGCTTCAAACGAGCTTGCTTCCCTTCCAGTTGTATCACCACGTTTTGGCCCAGCAAATGTTGTGCCTCCACGTCCCCCAaccccacctccacctccacctccacctcattCTAGCAATGCATTTTCACCTGAGACTCCAGTTAaagctccacctccacctccacctccacctccacctccaccaccCCCCACCCCTCCCCCTACTTGCACTTCATTTGTTAGGCAGAATATGGAGATAGCTTCACACCATGCATTCCCTCCACCCCCtccccctcctcctcctcctcccccTCCCCCTCGCTCTCCCCCTCCCCCGCCCCCTCCATCTAATAGGCATAATATTGGGATGGTGTTACCTCCTGCACCTCCTCCACCCCCTTGGAAGTCTAGTTATAGTCCAAGTCTCCCTGTTTCAACTTTGAGTGTTTCAACTCCACCTccaccaccacctcctcctcATTCTGTCACTGTTTCAACAATTCTAAAGGTTGGTGGAGTTGGAACTActactccaccaccaccaccaccacctcctcccAATCAAGGATATTCTCCTCCTCCTCCTACTCTTTGTGGAGGTTCACCtccaccatcaccaccaccaccaccattaccAGGACGTAGAGTTCCAGCTCCACCACTGcctccaccaccacctccactgcCTCCACCGCCACCTCCACTGCCAGGTGGGTCTCCACCTTCACCACCACCACTTGCATATGGAGCTCCACCACCTCCTCCTTCACGTGGagctccaccaccaccaccaccacctcctcctcctccttcacaTGGAGCTCTACCACCATCTCCTTCGTGTGGagctccaccaccaccaccacctccacctcctcctaCAAGGGGAGCTCTACCACCACCTCCATCTCTTCCAATAAGTGCCATTCCTCCTCCACCATCTCCCCCCTTTTGTGGagccccacctccatcacctcctcctctAGGGCGTAGGGCCCCACCtccaccacctcctcctccttcaAGTAGagctcctccaccacctccaataAGTGGTGttcctcctccaccacctcctcCCTTTCGTGGAGCCCCACCTCCACCACCTCCTCCAGGGCGCAGAGCCCCACCttcaccacctcctcctccttcaAGTAGagctcctccaccacctccaataAGTGGTGttcctcctccaccacctcctcCCTTTCGTGGAGCCCCACCTCCACCACCTCCTCCAGGGCGCAGAgccccacctccacctccacctccagggCATGGAACCCCACCACCTCCAGGCCGTGGAGCACCACCACCGCCACCTCCTCCTGGACGTGGAGCTCCTCCTCCACCTTCCATAGGGAGAGGcccacctcccccacctcctcctGGAGGCTGTGTTCCTGGCCCACCTGCTCCACCTGGACCTCCAGGTTTTGGACCCCCTCCGCCTCCGCCATTAGGTGGCAAAGGAGCTGTAGCTGATACAAGAGGCCTGGCTTCTGGAAGAGGGCGTGGGGTTTCACGGTCTTCAGGGATGTGTTCAGCTGGAACAGCACCTAGAAGATCATCCTTAAAGCCTCTTCACTGGAGCAAGGTAACAAGGGCATTACAAGGAAGTTTGTGGGAGGAGCTGCAAAGACATGGGGAGCCCCAAAT TGCACCAGAGTTTGACGTGTCAGAGCTAGAGAGCCTTTTCTCGGCAACAGTCCCCAAACCTGCTGATTCAGGAGGCAAAGGTGGAGGAAGACGCAAATCTGCTGGATCAAAAACTGACAAAGTTCACCTG ATTGACCTGAGGAGGGCCAACAACACTGAAATTATGCTCACAAAAGTTAAGATGCCACTGCCTGACATGATG GCTGCAGTTCTAGCAATGGATGAATCAATATTAGATGCTGATCAAGTGGAAAATCTTatcaaattctgccctactaaggagGAGATGGAACTTCTCAAG GGCTACACTGGTGACAAGGAGAACCTGGGAAAGTGTGAACAG TATTTTCTGGAGCTGATGAAAGTGCCTCGTGTTGAGTCAAAAATGAGAGTATTTTCTTTCAAGATTCAGTTCGGCTCTCAG ATAACAGAATTTAAAAAGAGCTTAAACACAGTAAACTCTGCTTGTGACGAG GTTCGGAATTCCCTCAAGTTGAAGGAAATTATGAAGAAGATTCTTTATTTAGGGAATACATTGAACCAAGGAACTGCAAGGG GTTCAGCAATTGGTTTCAAGTTGGACAGTCTTTTAAAACTTACTGACACACGTGCCTCTAACAGCAAGATGACACTTATGCATTACCTTTGCAAG GTACTTGCAGCCAAGTCACCCGCGCTTCTAGATTTTCACCTGGACCTTGTTAGCCTTGAAGCTGCATCTAAG ATACAATTGAAGTCTTTAGCAGAAGAAATGCAAGCTATAATCAAAGGAATAGAAAAGGTGAAACAGGAGCTGTTGGCATCAGAGAATGATGGTCCTGTATCTGAAGTTTTCCATAAG ACTTTGAAAGAATTCATTTCTGTTGCTGAGACAGAGGTGGCATCTGTGACAAATCTATATTCTGTTGTG AAACGCAGATGCACTTGCACTTTATTTTGGTGA
- the LOC110635662 gene encoding formin-like protein 20 isoform X6 yields MALFRRFFYRKPPDRLLEISERVYVFDCCFSTDVLEEDEYKVYLGGIVAQLQDHFPDASFMVFNFREGDKRSQISDVLSQYDMTVMDYPRQYEGCPMLPLEMIHHFLRSSESWLSLEGQQNVLLMHCERGGWPVLAFMLAGLLLYRKQYNGEQKTLEMIYKQAPKELLHLLSPLNPQPSQLRYLQYISRRNFGSDWPPSDTPLVLDCLMLRALPLYEGGKGCRPVVRVYGQDPSKPANRTSKLLFSTSKTKKHVRHYLQEECMLVKIDVRCRVQGDVVLECIHLEEDLVREEMIFRVMFHTAFVRANVLMLCRDEIDTLWDAKDQFAKDFKAEVLFGDGHAIVPNLTAVKANEDGNEAEIASPEEFFEAEEIFSNAVDAQEAKGDYDTHTDYDNLTVDIEHKEVFTDTFDDGNHKEGWKMDFNVDPVKDIAVDDVKYKMDEKVDPDLQAVKDITVDDGDIKVDSIVVAVDTLRNEAIKEVDEDFSEDFKEMENKANGENNNKRILEATLPQLKLSVDVGTQKPEKLVPPSPRNAIPVVADSTVVKQKIKQLEPHGTNGKQRRPNTVPRWVPPDEAPFANSMHVAHPPSRYNSAPPTLAFGASPKDSNADAHVKASSDTAAAGDLASNELASLPVVSPRFGPANVVPPRPPTPPPPPPPPHSSNAFSPETPVKAPPPPPPPPPPPPPPTPPPTCTSFVRQNMEIASHHAFPPPPPPPPPPPPPPRSPPPPPPPSNRHNIGMVLPPAPPPPPWKSSYSPSLPVSTLSVSTPPPPPPPPHSVTVSTILKVGGVGTTTPPPPPPPPPNQGYSPPPPTLCGGSPPPSPPPPPLPGRRVPAPPLPPPPPPLPPPPPPLPGGSPPSPPPLAYGAPPPPPSRGAPPPPPPPPPPPSHGALPPSPSCGAPPPPPPPPPPTRGALPPPPSLPISAIPPPPSPPFCGAPPPSPPPLGRRAPPPPPPPPSSRAPPPPPISGVPPPPPPPFRGAPPPPPPPGRRAPPSPPPPPSSRAPPPPPISGVPPPPPPPFRGAPPPPPPPGRRAPPPPPPPGHGTPPPPGRGAPPPPPPPGRGAPPPPSIGRGPPPPPPPGGCVPGPPAPPGPPGFGPPPPPPLGGKGAVADTRGLASGRGRGVSRSSGMCSAGTAPRRSSLKPLHWSKVTRALQGSLWEELQRHGEPQIAPEFDVSELESLFSATVPKPADSGGKGGGRRKSAGSKTDKVHLIDLRRANNTEIMLTKVKMPLPDMMAAVLAMDESILDADQVENLIKFCPTKEEMELLKGYTGDKENLGKCEQYFLELMKVPRVESKMRVFSFKIQFGSQVWR; encoded by the exons ATGGCGCTGTTCAGACGCTTCTTTTACCGGAAGCCGCCGGATCGGCTTCTTGAAATCTCCGAGAGAGTTTATG TGTTTGATTGTTGCTTCTCCACTGATGTGTTGGAAGAAGATGAGTACAAAGTGTACTTGGGTGGCATTGTGGCACAATTGCAGGACCATTTTCCTGATGCTTCCTTCATGGTGTTTAATTTTAGAGAAGGGGATAAGCGGAGCCAAATATCAGACGTATTATCTCAATACGATATGACAGTCATGGATTATCCTCGTCAATATGAAGGATGTCCTATGCTTCCGCTGGAGATGATCCACCACTTCCTTCGATCTAGCGAAAGCTGGTTGTCCTTGGAGGGGcagcaaaatgtgttgttaatgcATTGCGAAAGAGGAGGATGGCCTGTGCTTGCGTTCATGCTCGCAGGTCTTTTGTTATATCGGAAACAGTATAACGGGGAGCAGAAGACTCTTGAAATGATCTACAAGCAAGCTCCCAAAGAACTTCTACACCTTTTATCTCCTTTAAATCCACAACCTTCCCAACTAAGATATCTTCAGTACATTTCTAGAAGAAATTTTGGTTCCGATTGGCCTCCATCTGATACGCCCTTGGTGTTGGATTGCCTGATGCTCAGGGCTCTTCCATTGTATGAGGGGGGAAAGGGCTGCAGGCCAGTTGTACGAGTTTATGGTCAGGATCCTTCAAAGCCAGCCAACAGAACTTCTAAGCTTCTGTTCTCGACTTCAAAGACAAAAAAACATGTTAGGCATTACCTACAG GAAGAGTGTATGCTGGTGAAAATAGACGTCCGATGCCGTGTTCAAGGGGATGTTGTTCTTGAATGCATCCATTTGGAAGAAGATCTTGTTCGCGAGGAGATGATTTTTAGAGTTATGTTTCATACAGCATTTGTTAGGGCAAATGTTTTGATGCTCTGTCGTGATGAAATTGACACTTTGTGGGATGCCAAGGACCAATTTGCAAAGGACTTCAAGGCAGAG GTACTTTTTGGGGATGGTCATGCCATTGTGCCTAATCTCACTGCAGTTAAAGCAAATGAAGATGGGAATGAGGCAGAAATTGCTTCGCCTGAGGAATTTTTTGAGGCCGAAGAGATATTCAGCAATGCGGTAGATGCACAAGAAGCAAAAGGGGATTATGACACTCACACAGACTATGACAACTTGACAGTTGACATAGAACATAAAGAAGTCTTCACGGATACATTTGATGATGGGAATCACAAAGAGGGTTGGAAGATGGATTTTAATGTTGATCCAGTGAAGGACATAGCTGTGGATGATGTGAAATACAAGATGGATGAGAAGGTAGACCCTGATCTTCAAGCAGTGAAAGACATAACTGTGGATGATGGGGATATCAAGGTAGATTCAATCGTTGTTGCTGTTGATACATTGAGAAACGAAGCAATAAAGGAAGTGGATGAAGATTTTAGTGAAGATTTCAAAGAGATGGAAAATAAagctaatggagaaaacaataaTAAAAGAATTTTGGAAGCCACACTTCCACAGCTAAAGTTGAGTGTCGATGTTGGTACACAAAAACCTGAGAAGTTAGTTCCACCTTCACCTAGGAATGCAATACCTGTTGTTGCAGATTCAACTGTCGTGAAACAAAAAATCAAACAACTTGAGCCTCATGGAACTAATGGGAAACAAAGAAGGCCAAATACTGTACCTCGTTGGGTTCCCCCTGATGAAGCCCCCTTTGCCAATTCAATGCATGTAGCACATCCACCGTCCAGATATAATAGTGCACCACCTACTCTTGCTTTTGGTGCTTCCCCAAAGGATTCTAATGCGGATGCTCATGTAAAGGCTTCTTCTGATACTGCTGCTGCTGGAGATCTAGCTTCAAACGAGCTTGCTTCCCTTCCAGTTGTATCACCACGTTTTGGCCCAGCAAATGTTGTGCCTCCACGTCCCCCAaccccacctccacctccacctccacctcattCTAGCAATGCATTTTCACCTGAGACTCCAGTTAaagctccacctccacctccacctccacctccacctccaccaccCCCCACCCCTCCCCCTACTTGCACTTCATTTGTTAGGCAGAATATGGAGATAGCTTCACACCATGCATTCCCTCCACCCCCtccccctcctcctcctcctcccccTCCCCCTCGCTCTCCCCCTCCCCCGCCCCCTCCATCTAATAGGCATAATATTGGGATGGTGTTACCTCCTGCACCTCCTCCACCCCCTTGGAAGTCTAGTTATAGTCCAAGTCTCCCTGTTTCAACTTTGAGTGTTTCAACTCCACCTccaccaccacctcctcctcATTCTGTCACTGTTTCAACAATTCTAAAGGTTGGTGGAGTTGGAACTActactccaccaccaccaccaccacctcctcccAATCAAGGATATTCTCCTCCTCCTCCTACTCTTTGTGGAGGTTCACCtccaccatcaccaccaccaccaccattaccAGGACGTAGAGTTCCAGCTCCACCACTGcctccaccaccacctccactgcCTCCACCGCCACCTCCACTGCCAGGTGGGTCTCCACCTTCACCACCACCACTTGCATATGGAGCTCCACCACCTCCTCCTTCACGTGGagctccaccaccaccaccaccacctcctcctcctccttcacaTGGAGCTCTACCACCATCTCCTTCGTGTGGagctccaccaccaccaccacctccacctcctcctaCAAGGGGAGCTCTACCACCACCTCCATCTCTTCCAATAAGTGCCATTCCTCCTCCACCATCTCCCCCCTTTTGTGGagccccacctccatcacctcctcctctAGGGCGTAGGGCCCCACCtccaccacctcctcctccttcaAGTAGagctcctccaccacctccaataAGTGGTGttcctcctccaccacctcctcCCTTTCGTGGAGCCCCACCTCCACCACCTCCTCCAGGGCGCAGAGCCCCACCttcaccacctcctcctccttcaAGTAGagctcctccaccacctccaataAGTGGTGttcctcctccaccacctcctcCCTTTCGTGGAGCCCCACCTCCACCACCTCCTCCAGGGCGCAGAgccccacctccacctccacctccagggCATGGAACCCCACCACCTCCAGGCCGTGGAGCACCACCACCGCCACCTCCTCCTGGACGTGGAGCTCCTCCTCCACCTTCCATAGGGAGAGGcccacctcccccacctcctcctGGAGGCTGTGTTCCTGGCCCACCTGCTCCACCTGGACCTCCAGGTTTTGGACCCCCTCCGCCTCCGCCATTAGGTGGCAAAGGAGCTGTAGCTGATACAAGAGGCCTGGCTTCTGGAAGAGGGCGTGGGGTTTCACGGTCTTCAGGGATGTGTTCAGCTGGAACAGCACCTAGAAGATCATCCTTAAAGCCTCTTCACTGGAGCAAGGTAACAAGGGCATTACAAGGAAGTTTGTGGGAGGAGCTGCAAAGACATGGGGAGCCCCAAAT TGCACCAGAGTTTGACGTGTCAGAGCTAGAGAGCCTTTTCTCGGCAACAGTCCCCAAACCTGCTGATTCAGGAGGCAAAGGTGGAGGAAGACGCAAATCTGCTGGATCAAAAACTGACAAAGTTCACCTG ATTGACCTGAGGAGGGCCAACAACACTGAAATTATGCTCACAAAAGTTAAGATGCCACTGCCTGACATGATG GCTGCAGTTCTAGCAATGGATGAATCAATATTAGATGCTGATCAAGTGGAAAATCTTatcaaattctgccctactaaggagGAGATGGAACTTCTCAAG GGCTACACTGGTGACAAGGAGAACCTGGGAAAGTGTGAACAG TATTTTCTGGAGCTGATGAAAGTGCCTCGTGTTGAGTCAAAAATGAGAGTATTTTCTTTCAAGATTCAGTTCGGCTCTCAGGTTTGGCG ATAA